A genomic segment from Tuwongella immobilis encodes:
- a CDS encoding radical SAM protein, with amino-acid sequence MSANARSTDLASGSERVQQRAGNDRRRIFRPNYLSFAGTYQCNLSCPHCCVPIEWTDRLDIPTAVRFLEQSAKIGIRTLGFTGGEPFLYPEFVHALTQRGIALRLRFDKIMTNGVWFTDQAQLESVLQPLAEMGFPGKIGLSIDKFHGIHTAKLAQFCRTVRRIFDRDAILSLSYASRRPDAGLEPIRSLAKELNAVVEWSDLLGRYLLVSDDFTMTLNWNHLATVERAESLPGDPWDGTWFEEDYCEGPGQAFIVNPKGEVKPCCGFASDLDQLSIGNIYEHSAEEILSLGRAHPYVGKVFREGLLAIRDSIVAENPDAFPKGTSNHCYFCWYVLTRGLVKDLPGGGGQVGAWTGLRPNATGELVQLGVLKRTAESIG; translated from the coding sequence ATGTCAGCGAATGCGCGTTCGACCGATTTGGCATCGGGAAGTGAGCGGGTCCAGCAGCGTGCGGGCAACGACCGCCGCCGAATCTTTCGACCGAATTATCTGTCGTTCGCGGGAACGTATCAGTGCAACTTGTCTTGTCCGCATTGCTGCGTCCCCATCGAATGGACGGATCGACTCGATATTCCCACGGCCGTGCGATTCCTCGAGCAGTCGGCGAAAATCGGCATCCGCACCCTCGGCTTCACCGGCGGCGAACCGTTCCTGTATCCGGAATTCGTCCACGCACTCACCCAACGCGGCATCGCCTTACGCTTGCGATTCGACAAAATCATGACCAACGGCGTCTGGTTTACGGATCAGGCCCAGCTCGAATCTGTGCTGCAACCCCTTGCGGAGATGGGCTTTCCGGGAAAAATCGGACTCAGCATTGATAAGTTCCACGGCATCCACACGGCAAAGCTGGCCCAATTCTGTCGCACGGTGCGGCGAATCTTCGATCGAGACGCGATTCTCTCACTCTCGTATGCGAGTCGCCGACCCGACGCCGGGCTGGAGCCGATTCGTTCGCTGGCCAAGGAGCTCAACGCCGTGGTGGAATGGTCCGATCTGCTCGGACGCTATCTGCTGGTGAGCGATGACTTTACGATGACGCTGAACTGGAACCACCTCGCCACGGTGGAGCGGGCCGAGTCGCTGCCGGGCGATCCGTGGGATGGAACCTGGTTCGAGGAAGATTATTGCGAAGGGCCAGGGCAGGCGTTTATCGTCAATCCCAAGGGGGAAGTGAAGCCCTGCTGTGGCTTTGCCTCGGATTTGGACCAGCTCTCCATCGGGAATATCTACGAGCATTCCGCAGAAGAAATTCTCTCGCTGGGCCGAGCGCATCCCTATGTGGGCAAAGTCTTTCGGGAAGGGCTGTTGGCAATCCGCGATTCGATTGTCGCAGAAAATCCAGATGCGTTTCCCAAAGGCACGAGCAATCATTGCTATTTCTGTTGGTATGTGCTGACTCGCGGGCTGGTGAAGGATCTGCCCGGCGGCGGGGGCCAAGTGGGGGCATGGACGGGATTGCGACCGAATGCCACCGGCGAGTTGGTGCAATTGGGTGTGCTCAAGCGAACGGCAGAATCCATCGGCTAA